The sequence below is a genomic window from Nitrospira sp..
CCGTATTTATACGAGCACGACGGGAAGTATTTGCTCGTGCCCAATATGCCAGTGGACGTGTGCGTGCAATGTGGGATGGAATACTATGACGGCAAGACGCTCGAAGAGACCGAGCGCCATTGCGAGGCGATCCACCGGCACGAAGAGAGACCGGACAGCATGCTCGAAGTGCCTGTCAAGAAAACTGCGACCATGGCATAGATGACCCTGTGGGACAAGCCGGCGGCCCATGCCGGCGAGACAAGGCCCCCCACTGAAAAAAAGAGGCCATCGGTACGTCCTCAGCGGGGCACATGATGAGGGCCACGGTGGGATGACACGCCCTTGATTATGGTGATGCAAAGTCAAGCAATGACCCCAATGCCCCATGACCCCAATGCCCT
It includes:
- a CDS encoding YgiT-type zinc finger protein is translated as MHKVQCNYCAGEAFESRQAPYLYEHDGKYLLVPNMPVDVCVQCGMEYYDGKTLEETERHCEAIHRHEERPDSMLEVPVKKTATMA